The Macrobrachium nipponense isolate FS-2020 chromosome 8, ASM1510439v2, whole genome shotgun sequence nucleotide sequence ACTCCGGACTAACTATGAGTGATTCACAACTTTATACACCTGATGAGGAAGAAAGTGAATCTACAAGTTCTGGACATTCTGGGGCTGACAAAAGTGTTAGTAACTATAGTAGTGGTGGACAGTCAGAAAGATCTGGTGATAGAATTCAGCATTATACTGCACCACACAATCCACATGCAATCTATGCAGCTGTGTATCGTCGTCCTGAAAAGATGCCTGTAGAGTATGATGATCCAGAGGGTTATTATGCGGCTCCAAGTCGCGACCATGCAAGAATTCAAGTTACCTATTCTAATTCTGGATATCCATATAATTCTCATGGTCATGGGAAAGAATATACTCGTGTGTATCAAAGTCGCCAAGACAGGCTTGGTGATGTTTATAGGAAGGGTCAAGATGAGGAAGCAATTTACAGTATCCCAGTTGGTGCAGCAGGAAACATGATAAATCCTCCACCTTTCATTGTAAATTCCAATTTCCAGAGACATGACTGGATGAGACGTCGTTCTAATCTGCGCAAAGTTTCACGTTCAAGCAGTGGTGAAGGAGGCTTGGTTCGCTCAACGTCTGAGGAATCtctcttaaataaatataatggccTAGATTATGGAGTTTCCCTGGGTCCCGCTGGTGTTGCTAACAAGAGACCAGCACAGCATGGAAAAGGTCGagctcctcctccaccccctgaGGAGCAAGATGATTGCACAACTGGCCTTGCTGGTCGTGAGTCTCCCATACGTAGATCAAAGTCTGCACATTACTTAACTGAGCCATCTCGTGATGAACGAGCTGGTCGCTCTCCCGACAATACACCGGCTGTTTCCAGGTCGTCATCTCACGATGCAGTTTCATGGCAGAGGTCACGTTCTACACCACAAATTCATGATGAAGCTGATCGATCATATGATTCTTCCACTTTGAGTGATGATGACTCCACTCCACATGTTTCTCGATCCAATTCACGGGGTAAGgaatgtggtggtggtggtttgaATACCTGGGATGTAGTCTATGGTACAGAACAGGCTCCATCTGATTCTGGTGAATCTCATAATTCATGTAATTCTTCATTTAAAAGTGAAAGAACTGGCAGTATGTGTACAGTAGTTTCAGCAGGCAGTACTTCTACCATAGGTTCAAATCCCCCATCGTATGAAGAAGCACTTAATAGAAAATCCTTAATGTACAAAAATGGCCCTCATCAGTGCCATCAAGCACAAAATTCCCCTGTTGGTAAAGACTGTCAATTCCCAGAACATGCTATTCGAGAAGAAAAAGTGAAATCTGCCAGAGCTAAACAGTTGTATGAAGAATCACTTAGAATATATCAAGAAGAAAACACATACCCTGGTGATTTAGTACGTGCCTCCCCAGCACATGCTGATGTTAGTGATGAATATGAGAAGCCCCCACCTTTGCCTCCAAAATCTGAGCCACCTCCTTTGCCCCCAAAGCAGAGGGGCAGCCGTAGGTTAAGTGAAGGATTAAACCGTCTAAAACATCTGCCTCCTGTGCATGTAGAAACTCACAATCGTAAATCTCGATCAGTGTCTTCTATTCCTGCTTCATACAGCTGTGACCCCCCTTACCACAAAACCATTATATGTACAGATGATTCCCCACCTTTACTTCCTCCTAAGGAGCGAACTGTAATAGAAATTGAATCTGTTTATTTACCCGTGCCAGAATCTCGTGTAAGACAGACAACTAGTAGAGCAGTGTCACCACCTAGAGTGGAAAAGAAAAGTATAGAGACCCAAACTGATGATTATGATCTGGACGATGAAGTGAAAGATGAAGGAATCCAAACATCAGGATCATGGGCCATAGAACCACATGTGACATCCGTGTCCGTTTCTGATCAGTCATCACGCACCGACAAGCACCGGAGTCGGGCAAGGAGAAGAGACTCTTCAGCTTCGCAAAGAAGCAAAAGTGTCCCCACACGTGAAAATATTCCACCACAGCATCAAGAGTCAGATGAcgataatgacgatgatgattgGGAATATGCATCACCCCTTCAGGACTATCCTGGTGCACCTACTGCTCTCCGTGACCTCCGTCAACTTGATCCAGAACTTCGCCAAGAAATCAGTTGGTCAGTATCACAACTTCGTGCAATATTTGGCGATTCTTTAAACGGCGCCAAAGTGCATCCACCTCCCTACCGTCCTCCACCTTCACATCGTGCTCCCATAACATCTTATCACTTGGGAGCAGGAGATTCCTTTTCTTCAAGAAAGTCTAGACCACATTCTAACTATGGTGAAGAATCATATGTTTAGTGTTATGAGCACCTCTGCCTCATTCTGCCCACCGCGCGTACAATAATGACTGGCTGCGCTGTGCTGCCTACACCGCCACAACTAACACAAGCCAACTCTGTTAGATTATCTCTCTAAAATACTAAATGCTCAAGACCACAGGCTTTTGtacagtatatgtaatatattatgtaaattttgtaCAGAGTTACACTCTAAGTCATACAAATAAGGACCTTGAAACATTTAAATGTGTGGTAGCAATGCAACTTTAAGGATAGGTATTGTCACTGTAGTCATCTGGAAGTTGCCATTTCTGTCACATCTCTTCCACCAAACTTTTGTAAAGAACATTTAACTAACTAtactattattgtttatatattgttaataaaatcGGAGATTTATCTACATATTTTCTTCACCACAATAATGAGTAATTTATAACATTACAATTTCTTTAATCTCATACTATACACAAAAGGATATGTATTTTTACGAAATTGAGTGAATTTGTAGTATACCTGTGCTCCATCTTTATTTTGTGGATATCTTGCTGTGCAACCAGTGCTGGGCTTGAAAGATTGTAAATCATAAGTAATTTCATACATACTTGGAGAACTTGCTGATCATCACTGACTTTGACAGTGCTACATATGCCAACATCACTGATGGAATGAAATGTAAACCAGTGCATAAGTGTAATAATTCATTGATTTGATAATAAACCCACTGCTGAGAAATCATTTGagcaaggaaatgaaaaagaCTGTAATACCTTGTACAATCCCAATATTACAAACCTAGAAGCAGCAATTTCTCAAGCAGAATATATTGGTCTTCAAGAGAGAGCACAACTTATACAGAAGCAAATTTCTTAAAGATTGTTAATTATGaacagcggcgtggttggtatggtattagcgtcccacctcggtgttcacaggttcgattctcggccattccattgaggagtgagatgtgtatttctggtgatagaaagaagttcactctcgacgtggttcggaagtcacgtaaagctattggtcccgttgccgaataaccattggttccatgcaacgtaaaagcaccatacaaacaaacaaagaaaacaaataagatgGGAGCCAGAATAAGTCATGATACTGAAGTTACTTTTCACATACTGGAAATATGGtacacaaaataatgcattacTCACCAATTTCGTCTAAAAGAGAAGTACAGAACATACTATAACTGTCTAACGTTAGGATCATAAAACCAAAATGTAATGGCTATATAACTTTAGTTGAACCATGggctttttaaatgaaaaaaaaaaaatcgtacagtatacattcaaataaaaatttacagTAGACAGGAATGCCACCAGTTTGTATTGTATTAAACCAAAGCAGCTCATTTCATCACTAAAGTCTAGTAATGTGTAAGACCACATAATTGTAATGGACAATTATGAACCAAGAACACAATTTAATACTCACAACTAGAAATCTGATCTAAAAactgcaaagaattcaagaagattgaattgtggctattacaagtaTACAGAGGATCCCAAGTCAGTTACCACTGTGGGTAACACCATTGCTCCTCCCttagttgggcctccttggtaaAAGGaacctcatcctggatgaaatcTATAACATTCGTTATATGACAAACACTTCAAACCTACCTACAAAGTCCCAATATTCTCCCCTACCAATTCACAAACATAAAGCTTGAAACAGAACAGGGCCCAATCAACTTAACATTATCTTCCATGGAATCATACAATATTCCATTGCTGAGCTCATCTCGGCAATCAAACCTGTCAGAACACATGAAGGCCCTGATGGTATCCACAACCAAATGCTCTGAACAACCTTTCATCAAATTCTCATATCATTACTGAATAGAATATGGACAAAAGGTGAATTTCCCCAACATTGGCATGTAACTCTCATCCCCTTATTTTCAAAACCAAATAAATCAGGAAATGCACTCAAAGACTATCAGCTCATTTCCCTAACCAGCTGCTTCCGTAAATTACtagaaataatgatatatttgTGCCTAATGCGACATTTTCAATCAAAAGAACTTTCTTCATCTCAATTTGGCTACAGACAAGGTAAGAGCACAGCaaactcccacac carries:
- the LOC135222617 gene encoding uncharacterized protein LOC135222617 isoform X4 gives rise to the protein MVTWEYSCRLADRKMPKKIRRQLTQISKRWSIAIAEALTVVEEEDGKVERLSDYEKHFASLLVDTHPDHPDRHHLSHHHDRLTQLVRRGEEEESEIERIQDLFPHDDLRLYERDPVTQKMKGLMRKRSTTAARLQRAFSAKGLRGPDHQHNNNRDAANNNNTNNAANTSGLPPNRTREGRPKRQFIMETPVTFTTGVQSQERHLFLFSDLLLVAKARSGGNFKLKEKVRVSEMWLSSCLDDVAEVAKSHDTSFVMGWPTTNVVASFSCVATKDLWYNKLSQVMTEEREKEQPTTTIQVTYYDPVNSIDFSKTVNIGSTTTARECVSLTLDHLEMGDADSSQFQLWVKTGVDDSPYPLIGHEFPFAIKMNCVRDLLQDCDTEQCNNLYNTELVTRCQFILRQARKLSFESPEGMKKVSKKARKSPIRIHRVFKRSNSKGDSLDGGVNNCTGVLYGRSLMKLVEPDMMLPKPVMDMLTQLFLKGPFTVGIFRKSANARLVRELREKLDSGDVEGTVDLDNVQITVVAALLKEFLRSMPDCLLVSDLYEEWLELTHIAGFRERISQTLLLCSRLPRAHLKLLQHFLCVLHHIVRRASENMMSASNLAVCVGPSILWPSSPVLALSPEDSKQVPAVVEFLIEHCRDIFGEDILHLLGEPPERDPLRQDSGAEESDSLHSLHSGHSLHSSSGMRRDDSSIDSLERELLEGELSPLPRKDKMSLTNLSRDSGLTMSDSQLYTPDEEESESTSSGHSGADKSVSNYSSGGQSERSGDRIQHYTAPHNPHAIYAAVYRRPEKMPVEYDDPEGYYAAPSRDHARIQVTYSNSGYPYNSHGHGKEYTRVYQSRQDRLGDVYRKGQDEEAIYSIPVGAAGNMINPPPFIVNSNFQRHDWMRRRSNLRKVSRSSSGEGGLVRSTSEESLLNKYNGLDYGVSLGPAGVANKRPAQHGKGRAPPPPPEEQDDCTTGLAGRESPIRRSKSAHYLTEPSRDERAGRSPDNTPAVSRSSSHDAVSWQRSRSTPQIHDEADRSYDSSTLSDDDSTPHVSRSNSRGKECGGGGLNTWDVVYGTEQAPSDSGESHNSCNSSFKSERTGSMCTVVSAGSTSTIGSNPPSYEEALNRKSLMYKNGPHQCHQAQNSPVGKDCQFPEHAIREEKVKSARAKQLYEESLRIYQEENTYPGDLVRASPAHADVSDEYEKPPPLPPKSEPPPLPPKQRGSRRLSEGLNRLKHLPPVHVETHNRKSRSVSSIPASYSCDPPYHKTIICTDDSPPLLPPKERTVIEIESVYLPVPESRVRQTTSRAVSPPRVEKKSIETQTDDYDLDDEVKDEGIQTSGSWAIEPHVTSVSVSDQSSRTDKHRSRARRRDSSASQRSKSVPTRENIPPQHQESDDDNDDDDWEYASPLQDYPGAPTALRDLRQLDPELRQEISWSVSQLRAIFGDSLNGAKVHPPPYRPPPSHRAPITSYHLGAGDSFSSRKSRPHSNYGEESYV
- the LOC135222617 gene encoding uncharacterized protein LOC135222617 isoform X5 produces the protein MYTKDETTFGTFRCQNCGEPPRRTQCRCHGVRRMERTPDAPQKQQVVRLCSNSDLICQFFTAYLTVWLGWALPQLVRRGEEEESEIERIQDLFPHDDLRLYERDPVTQKMKGLMRKRSTTAARLQRAFSAKGLRGPDHQHNNNRDAANNNNTNNAANTSGLPPNRTREGRPKRQFIMETPVTFTTGVQSQERHLFLFSDLLLVAKARSGGNFKLKEKVRVSEMWLSSCLDDVAEVAKSHDTSFVMGWPTTNVVASFSCVATKDLWYNKLSQVMTEEREKEQPTTTIQVTYYDPVNSIDFSKTVNIGSTTTARECVSLTLDHLEMGDADSSQFQLWVKTGVDDSPYPLIGHEFPFAIKMNCVRDLLQDCDTEQCNNLYNTELVTRCQFILRQARKLSFESPEGMKKVSKKARKSPIRIHRVFKRSNSKGDSLDGGVNNCTGVLYGRSLMKLVEPDMMLPKPVMDMLTQLFLKGPFTVGIFRKSANARLVRELREKLDSGDVEGTVDLDNVQITVVAALLKEFLRSMPDCLLVSDLYEEWLELTHIAGFRERISQTLLLCSRLPRAHLKLLQHFLCVLHHIVRRASENMMSASNLAVCVGPSILWPSSPVLALSPEDSKQVPAVVEFLIEHCRDIFGEDILHLLGEPPERDPLRQDSGAEESDSLHSLHSGHSLHSSSGMRRDDSSIDSLERELLEGELSPLPRKDKMSLTNLSRDSGLTMSDSQLYTPDEEESESTSSGHSGADKSVSNYSSGGQSERSGDRIQHYTAPHNPHAIYAAVYRRPEKMPVEYDDPEGYYAAPSRDHARIQVTYSNSGYPYNSHGHGKEYTRVYQSRQDRLGDVYRKGQDEEAIYSIPVGAAGNMINPPPFIVNSNFQRHDWMRRRSNLRKVSRSSSGEGGLVRSTSEESLLNKYNGLDYGVSLGPAGVANKRPAQHGKGRAPPPPPEEQDDCTTGLAGRESPIRRSKSAHYLTEPSRDERAGRSPDNTPAVSRSSSHDAVSWQRSRSTPQIHDEADRSYDSSTLSDDDSTPHVSRSNSRGKECGGGGLNTWDVVYGTEQAPSDSGESHNSCNSSFKSERTGSMCTVVSAGSTSTIGSNPPSYEEALNRKSLMYKNGPHQCHQAQNSPVGKDCQFPEHAIREEKVKSARAKQLYEESLRIYQEENTYPGDLVRASPAHADVSDEYEKPPPLPPKSEPPPLPPKQRGSRRLSEGLNRLKHLPPVHVETHNRKSRSVSSIPASYSCDPPYHKTIICTDDSPPLLPPKERTVIEIESVYLPVPESRVRQTTSRAVSPPRVEKKSIETQTDDYDLDDEVKDEGIQTSGSWAIEPHVTSVSVSDQSSRTDKHRSRARRRDSSASQRSKSVPTRENIPPQHQESDDDNDDDDWEYASPLQDYPGAPTALRDLRQLDPELRQEISWSVSQLRAIFGDSLNGAKVHPPPYRPPPSHRAPITSYHLGAGDSFSSRKSRPHSNYGEESYV
- the LOC135222617 gene encoding uncharacterized protein LOC135222617 isoform X6 yields the protein MFSALMEADGGEWQVERLSDYEKHFASLLVDTHPDHPDRHHLSHHHDRLTQLVRRGEEEESEIERIQDLFPHDDLRLYERDPVTQKMKGLMRKRSTTAARLQRAFSAKGLRGPDHQHNNNRDAANNNNTNNAANTSGLPPNRTREGRPKRQFIMETPVTFTTGVQSQERHLFLFSDLLLVAKARSGGNFKLKEKVRVSEMWLSSCLDDVAEVAKSHDTSFVMGWPTTNVVASFSCVATKDLWYNKLSQVMTEEREKEQPTTTIQVTYYDPVNSIDFSKTVNIGSTTTARECVSLTLDHLEMGDADSSQFQLWVKTGVDDSPYPLIGHEFPFAIKMNCVRDLLQDCDTEQCNNLYNTELVTRCQFILRQARKLSFESPEGMKKVSKKARKSPIRIHRVFKRSNSKGDSLDGGVNNCTGVLYGRSLMKLVEPDMMLPKPVMDMLTQLFLKGPFTVGIFRKSANARLVRELREKLDSGDVEGTVDLDNVQITVVAALLKEFLRSMPDCLLVSDLYEEWLELTHIAGFRERISQTLLLCSRLPRAHLKLLQHFLCVLHHIVRRASENMMSASNLAVCVGPSILWPSSPVLALSPEDSKQVPAVVEFLIEHCRDIFGEDILHLLGEPPERDPLRQDSGAEESDSLHSLHSGHSLHSSSGMRRDDSSIDSLERELLEGELSPLPRKDKMSLTNLSRDSGLTMSDSQLYTPDEEESESTSSGHSGADKSVSNYSSGGQSERSGDRIQHYTAPHNPHAIYAAVYRRPEKMPVEYDDPEGYYAAPSRDHARIQVTYSNSGYPYNSHGHGKEYTRVYQSRQDRLGDVYRKGQDEEAIYSIPVGAAGNMINPPPFIVNSNFQRHDWMRRRSNLRKVSRSSSGEGGLVRSTSEESLLNKYNGLDYGVSLGPAGVANKRPAQHGKGRAPPPPPEEQDDCTTGLAGRESPIRRSKSAHYLTEPSRDERAGRSPDNTPAVSRSSSHDAVSWQRSRSTPQIHDEADRSYDSSTLSDDDSTPHVSRSNSRGKECGGGGLNTWDVVYGTEQAPSDSGESHNSCNSSFKSERTGSMCTVVSAGSTSTIGSNPPSYEEALNRKSLMYKNGPHQCHQAQNSPVGKDCQFPEHAIREEKVKSARAKQLYEESLRIYQEENTYPGDLVRASPAHADVSDEYEKPPPLPPKSEPPPLPPKQRGSRRLSEGLNRLKHLPPVHVETHNRKSRSVSSIPASYSCDPPYHKTIICTDDSPPLLPPKERTVIEIESVYLPVPESRVRQTTSRAVSPPRVEKKSIETQTDDYDLDDEVKDEGIQTSGSWAIEPHVTSVSVSDQSSRTDKHRSRARRRDSSASQRSKSVPTRENIPPQHQESDDDNDDDDWEYASPLQDYPGAPTALRDLRQLDPELRQEISWSVSQLRAIFGDSLNGAKVHPPPYRPPPSHRAPITSYHLGAGDSFSSRKSRPHSNYGEESYV